TCACGAGGCGCAGCCGGTCCACGGATGGCGCGACCTCGGCGCGGCGGAGTGTGGCTGCCGCGAAGGCAAGCAGTTCCGCGGCGTCGACGACCGCGTCGCCGGACGTGGCTAGCACCTGGAGGTACTCGTCGATGAAGTCGGCAGTGGCGAGCCACTCGGCGCGCTCATGCCGGCGGCCGAGGTCCCGCATCCGCTCCGGCGTGATGCCGTATTCCGTCGCACGCATGAGCAGTTCCCGCAGTTCGGTGCGGAACCCGCGGAGCGCCCGCACGTCGGGGCCGAGGATCTCGGGCCACTCCGGTCCGGCGCCCGCCTCGACGTGGCCGGCGAGCAGGTCTTTGATGATGCGGTCCTGGTCGCCTCCGGTGAGCAGCACCGGCGGCGCGGCGCCGTCGGCAGCGGCCGCGTGCCGCACCAGTTCGAAGGCGACCGAGTTGGCCGTGCGCGCGAGCGGACCGTTCGTCGGCACGCCCAGGCGCACAGCGATGCGGTCACGCAACCGGGTCGCCGCGGCGCGGGTCGGAGCGAGGACCAGCAGATCATCGGCCGCCCAGCCGCGGCTGTGCACCCGGTCGGCGACGAGTTCGACGATGGTGCTGGTCTTGCCGCTGCCCGGCGCGCCGAGGATCGCCGCGGACTCGTCGTCCGGCAAGGCGAGCACCGCCTGCTGGGTCGAGTCGAGGGTCAAGGGGTGCGCGGGGCCGAGCGTTCGGGAAGGGTCGAAGCCGCGCACTGCCATGCCTCAAACGGTATCGGCGGCGACCGACATCGCCGCGCAGACCCCGCCGGTGTCGCCCACTCCGCCGGTTCCGCCAACAGTGAACGGCGAAATGGGCGGCATCCGTTCTGTCGTAATGTTGGCGTCGTGGACATTCGAATCGGTATCGCCAACACTCCCCGTGAACTGAGCTTTGAGACTTCGCAGACTTCGGCTGAGGTCGAGTCGATCGTCTCGTCGGCGCTCGAGACGGGCAGCCCGCTGATTCGCATCAGCGACGACAAG
The Diaminobutyricimonas sp. LJ205 genome window above contains:
- a CDS encoding DUF3107 domain-containing protein; this translates as MDIRIGIANTPRELSFETSQTSAEVESIVSSALETGSPLIRISDDKGKVYIVPTAAFAYIEVGTEVSHRVGFVA